A window of Paenibacillus phoenicis genomic DNA:
GCCCTCGCGGATCGCTGCTTCGCCCACCCCGTAATGACGGGCAACCGTGATCGCCGCAAGCGCATTGGATACGTTATGCTCGCCGAGAAGCGGCAGTTCCAGCGGATCGCCTTCACTGCCATGCGGCGTAAACAACGTTTGATGGTCCGTAAACAGGATCCCCGTGGGATACTGGTCATTCTCCGGACGCAGCCCAAACGTTGCCGTTTGCAGTCCTTCCGGCTTCACCGTAGACGGCTCGGCCAACACTTGAGGGATGAGAGGTTCGTCCCCATTGTAGATGAACAGTCCTCCCGGCTTCATGCCCGCTAGAATTTCCAGCTTGGCTCTTGCGATCTCTTCCCGCGAACCCAGCTGCAGCAAGTGGGATTCGCCAATGTTGGTGACAACCGCCGTTTCCGGTTCACCGAGCTTCGAGAGCAGTTCGATTTCTCCACGGCCGCTCATCCCCATCTCCAGTACGGCGATTTCCGTATCTTCCGGCATGGCCAAGATCGTTAACGGAAGGCCGATATGGTTGTTGAAATTCCCTTTGGTTTTATGCACTTTATAAGTCGTAGACAAAAGAGCGTAAACCAAGTCTTTGGTCGTCGTTTTCCCGTTGCTTCCGGTGATCCCGACGACTTTAGCTCCGGTTTCGGTCAAGTATGATTTGGCCAGCGCCTGCAGCGCAATTAGCGTATCGTCCACGAGTACGGCCGGGCCTGGCGGCGTTCCCTTCGAGCGTGCCCACAGGCAAGCGCCTGCTCCCGCCTGCAGGCAGTCCGAGGCGAAATCATGGCCGTCGAACCGTTCTCCCGCCAGCGGCACAAACAGGCAGCCTTTCGTTATTTGCCGGGAGTCCGTCACAACGCCTTGCACCACGATGCCGGCATCGCCCGCTTCCCGAATCTGTCCGCCGCACATCGCGGCAATTTCCGCTAAGTTTCTTTTGATCACTTTGCCAAACCCCTTATCGCTTCTTTTGCAACGATTCGATCGTCAAAATCGAGCACCTTGGAGCCTATCAATTGATAGGTCTCATGGCCTTTCCCCGCAATCAATACTACATCCTCACGGCTTGCCATTTCAATAGCCTTCCCGATGGCCTCGCGGCGGTCGACGATCAGCTCATAACGCGCCTGATCCACGCCGTCCTCAACGAGTCCCTGTTCGATGTCCCGTAAGATGGCTTGCGGGTCTTCCGTGCGAGGATTATCAGAGGTCACCAGTACGTAATCTGCATACTTCGCGGCGATTTGGCCCATAATC
This region includes:
- a CDS encoding UDP-N-acetylmuramoyl-tripeptide--D-alanyl-D-alanine ligase, whose translation is MIKRNLAEIAAMCGGQIREAGDAGIVVQGVVTDSRQITKGCLFVPLAGERFDGHDFASDCLQAGAGACLWARSKGTPPGPAVLVDDTLIALQALAKSYLTETGAKVVGITGSNGKTTTKDLVYALLSTTYKVHKTKGNFNNHIGLPLTILAMPEDTEIAVLEMGMSGRGEIELLSKLGEPETAVVTNIGESHLLQLGSREEIARAKLEILAGMKPGGLFIYNGDEPLIPQVLAEPSTVKPEGLQTATFGLRPENDQYPTGILFTDHQTLFTPHGSEGDPLELPLLGEHNVSNALAAITVARHYGVGEAAIREGFSKVELTGMRIEVITGRSGITILNDAYNASPTSMKAALGVLEHMKGYRKKIAVLGDMLELGDSEADYHREIGEMLTPGTVDQLFTCGPLSRHIAEGAKKQLDPNFIHAYTDKSELIRKLVSLLHPQDVVLVKASRGMKLEEVVEAIKTSELTH